In the Desulfomicrobium escambiense DSM 10707 genome, one interval contains:
- the rpmE gene encoding 50S ribosomal protein L31 — translation MKKDLHPKVYETKVRCACGYEFVTRTAIGPELGIEICSHCHPFFTGEQRFIDSAGRIDRFRKKYAGLNK, via the coding sequence ATGAAAAAAGATCTGCATCCCAAAGTCTACGAAACCAAGGTTCGTTGCGCCTGTGGTTATGAGTTTGTCACCCGCACGGCCATCGGGCCCGAGCTGGGGATCGAAATTTGTTCCCACTGCCACCCGTTTTTCACCGGCGAGCAGCGTTTCATCGACTCCGCTGGCCGCATCGACCGTTTCCGCAAGAAGTACGCCGGCCTGAATAAGTAG
- a CDS encoding redox-sensing transcriptional repressor Rex: MKSAHIPRATIQRLAVYVQVLETLLQEGDSVISSDGLARACGVNPSQIRKDLAYFGEFGVRGVGYYVQDLLTAIKQSLGIDRTWNVALVGVGNLGRALLRHGIFRRRGFILVGAFDCDPFKIGEEVAGLEVVCSRRLKEKVHELNIEIGIITTPPERAQRAANYLIEAGVRGIVNFAPARITAPENVAVEYVDFMHHIFSVAFNISLNQAKGIS, encoded by the coding sequence TTGAAAAGCGCTCACATCCCACGCGCCACCATTCAAAGACTGGCCGTCTACGTCCAGGTCCTTGAAACGCTTTTGCAGGAGGGTGACTCCGTCATCTCCTCCGACGGGCTGGCTCGCGCCTGCGGTGTGAATCCCTCTCAAATCCGTAAGGATTTGGCTTACTTTGGAGAGTTCGGCGTGCGCGGGGTCGGGTACTACGTGCAGGACCTCCTCACGGCGATCAAGCAGTCCCTGGGCATAGACCGGACCTGGAACGTCGCCCTCGTGGGCGTCGGCAACCTGGGCCGGGCTTTGCTGCGGCACGGGATTTTCAGGCGCCGCGGGTTCATCCTTGTCGGCGCGTTTGATTGCGATCCCTTCAAGATCGGCGAGGAAGTGGCCGGCCTTGAAGTCGTCTGTTCCAGGCGTCTCAAGGAAAAAGTCCACGAACTCAACATCGAAATCGGCATCATCACGACTCCCCCCGAGCGCGCCCAGCGTGCTGCGAACTATCTGATCGAGGCCGGTGTCCGCGGCATCGTCAACTTCGCACCCGCCCGCATAACCGCTCCGGAAAACGTGGCCGTGGAATATGTGGATTTCATGCACCACATTTTTTCCGTCGCGTTCAACATTTCCCTCAATCAGGCCAAAGGGATCTCATAG
- the prfA gene encoding peptide chain release factor 1, translating into MITKLESLAAKYRELERELSTPEIFQDQDRYIKIAKKHAELDEVVKAFERYKTLLRELSENQELAKDPDPELCELAQAEIPALKSRIEEQERLLKQLLTPKDPLDEKNIILEIRAGTGGEEAALFVADVFRMYSRYAELHGWRVEVLSSSDTGTGGFKEIVASVSGNSVYSKLKYESGAHRVQRVPATESQGRIHTSAITVAILPEAEEVDVKIDPGDIRVDVFRSSGPGGQSVNTTDSAIRITHLATGLVVTCQDEKSQHKNKAKALKVLRSRLLQAAQDETKKAYDDNRKAQVGTGDRSERIRTYNYPQGRITDHRINLTLYNLDQAMDGHIDEIIDGLVQHYQAEAMKQS; encoded by the coding sequence ATGATCACAAAGCTGGAAAGCCTGGCAGCAAAATATCGCGAGCTTGAGCGTGAACTGAGCACTCCTGAGATTTTTCAGGATCAGGATCGCTATATCAAGATCGCTAAGAAGCATGCCGAGCTGGATGAGGTCGTGAAGGCGTTCGAGCGCTACAAGACACTTCTGCGCGAACTTTCCGAGAATCAGGAATTGGCCAAGGACCCTGACCCGGAGCTCTGCGAGCTGGCCCAGGCCGAAATCCCGGCGCTCAAGAGCCGGATCGAGGAGCAGGAGCGCCTCCTCAAGCAGCTGCTGACGCCCAAGGATCCCCTGGACGAGAAGAACATCATCCTGGAGATACGGGCGGGTACCGGCGGTGAGGAAGCCGCTCTCTTTGTGGCCGACGTGTTCAGGATGTATTCCCGATACGCCGAGCTGCACGGTTGGCGCGTCGAGGTGCTGAGCAGCAGCGACACCGGCACAGGCGGTTTCAAGGAAATCGTCGCATCGGTTTCGGGCAACAGCGTCTACAGCAAGCTGAAGTACGAGTCCGGTGCGCACCGCGTGCAGCGGGTGCCGGCCACGGAAAGCCAGGGGCGCATTCATACCTCGGCCATTACCGTGGCGATCCTGCCCGAGGCCGAAGAGGTCGATGTGAAGATCGACCCGGGCGACATCCGGGTCGATGTTTTCCGGTCGTCCGGTCCGGGCGGACAGTCGGTCAACACCACGGACTCGGCCATCCGCATCACGCACCTGGCGACGGGCCTCGTCGTGACGTGTCAGGATGAGAAGTCGCAGCACAAGAACAAGGCCAAGGCCCTGAAAGTGCTTCGCTCTCGCCTGCTGCAGGCAGCTCAGGACGAAACGAAAAAGGCCTATGACGACAACCGCAAGGCTCAGGTCGGCACGGGTGACCGCTCCGAAAGGATCCGGACCTACAATTACCCGCAGGGACGGATAACCGACCATCGCATCAACCTGACGCTCTACAATCTTGATCAGGCCATGGACGGTCATATCGATGAGATCATCGACGGCCTTGTCCAGCATTATCAGGCCGAAGCCATGAAACAAAGCTGA